A single window of Modestobacter italicus DNA harbors:
- a CDS encoding C-glycoside deglycosidase beta subunit domain-containing protein: protein MLDVAVIQGRGFRNVAQDGRVTGFQFQLRNPNYRGVAASLLDGIDVVIDGERVPEHVPLWTLQGRTSTLDELRASTDVRWQLDEPATITVPRPGGLAVGVHTLEVVVHLRRSYFPPMVSRTPFTASASPVLVPPAPDGGLRYGVSTYSYTQDVYTSMTLEDVFADIADLGATGIEILGEGNVPNYPSPSSAWIDEWHGLLERYGLTATNYGSWVDTTRWRDRDLTVEEGAEQLQLDLRLAKELGFTSVRPKFGVTSWDLDPHPIWQGVVERSLDLATELDVVICPEIHAPTPIRHPVTQGYVDFIEKTGTEHFKLLIDTGIFNTAPVLEMSEEIESGDGDEVPEHLRPLAVPMADLVEVLPHVHFIQAKFAQVDDDLHDLHVPWGEIIPTLTDAGWSGWLSSEYEGRREPGRGRDQVRRQHALLRSLAARR, encoded by the coding sequence ATGCTCGACGTCGCCGTCATCCAGGGGCGCGGTTTCCGCAACGTGGCGCAGGACGGCCGGGTCACCGGCTTCCAGTTCCAGCTGCGCAACCCCAACTACCGCGGGGTGGCCGCCAGCCTGCTCGACGGCATCGACGTCGTCATCGACGGCGAGCGGGTCCCCGAGCACGTGCCGCTGTGGACCCTGCAGGGCCGCACGTCCACCCTCGACGAGCTGCGCGCCTCCACCGACGTCCGCTGGCAGCTCGACGAGCCGGCCACCATCACCGTGCCCAGGCCCGGTGGGCTGGCGGTCGGCGTGCACACCCTCGAGGTGGTCGTGCACCTGCGGCGGTCCTACTTCCCGCCGATGGTCTCCCGGACCCCGTTCACCGCCTCGGCCAGCCCGGTGCTCGTGCCGCCGGCCCCGGACGGCGGCCTGCGCTACGGCGTCTCGACCTACAGCTACACCCAGGACGTCTACACCTCGATGACGCTGGAGGACGTGTTCGCCGACATCGCCGACCTGGGCGCCACCGGCATCGAGATCCTCGGCGAGGGCAACGTGCCGAACTACCCGTCGCCGTCCTCGGCGTGGATCGACGAGTGGCACGGGCTGCTCGAGCGGTACGGGCTCACCGCGACCAACTACGGGTCGTGGGTGGACACCACCCGCTGGCGCGACCGCGACCTGACCGTCGAGGAGGGCGCCGAGCAGCTGCAGCTGGACCTGCGGCTGGCGAAGGAGCTCGGCTTCACCTCGGTGCGCCCGAAGTTCGGCGTCACCAGCTGGGACCTGGACCCGCACCCGATCTGGCAGGGCGTGGTCGAGCGCTCGCTGGACCTCGCCACCGAGCTCGACGTCGTCATCTGCCCGGAGATCCACGCGCCGACGCCGATCCGGCACCCGGTGACCCAGGGCTACGTCGACTTCATCGAGAAGACCGGCACCGAGCACTTCAAGCTGCTCATCGACACCGGCATCTTCAACACCGCCCCGGTGCTGGAGATGTCCGAGGAGATCGAGTCCGGCGACGGCGACGAGGTGCCCGAGCACCTGCGGCCGCTGGCCGTGCCGATGGCCGACCTGGTCGAGGTCCTCCCGCACGTGCACTTCATTCAGGCCAAGTTCGCCCAGGTGGACGACGACCTGCATGACCTGCACGTCCCGTGGGGAGAGATCATCCCCAC
- a CDS encoding GMC oxidoreductase yields MSRTFPDRVDVAIVGSGPCGAAYARVLSEQCPGARIATFEVGPLLADPPGVHVKNIVDDEERARAQRRSEGPQPLADDTPTDTMEGYADAAPRLVRPGTFLLPTGWQQPGEDGLPGAAMSANVGGMGAHWTGACPRPGDSERIGFLPDLDELLAEGERLLAVDTHAFDDAPFAAEVRKRLGDALDATRAEDRRVGPMPLAVQRQADGRVTWSGADVVFGDVTRANPDFSLVPEALVTEVLVTEGRATGVRVRDLQTGEEHVVSARAVVVAADALRTPQLLWASGVRPPALGRYLNDQPQTVFAVRLRDVGHARTEDVDPRDEPEIVPQSGVSWVPFTDAEPFHGQVMQLDASPVPLAADDVPTPGTIVGLGWFCAKDLQESDRVDFDATEVDGYGMPAMRVHYRLTERDHASIAAARETVQQVARALGDPLGDEPLTFPPGASLHYQGTTRMGATDDGTSVCGPTSQVWGVDGLYVAGNGVIPTATACNPTLTSVALAVAGARDIARTLTEEEK; encoded by the coding sequence ATGTCCAGGACCTTCCCCGACCGGGTCGACGTCGCCATCGTCGGCAGCGGCCCGTGCGGAGCCGCCTACGCGCGGGTCCTCAGCGAGCAGTGCCCCGGCGCCCGCATCGCCACCTTCGAGGTCGGTCCGCTGCTGGCGGACCCACCCGGGGTGCACGTGAAGAACATCGTCGACGACGAGGAGCGCGCCCGCGCCCAGCGCCGGTCGGAGGGGCCGCAGCCGCTGGCCGACGACACCCCCACCGACACGATGGAGGGCTACGCCGACGCGGCGCCCCGGCTGGTGCGGCCCGGCACGTTCCTCCTGCCGACCGGCTGGCAGCAGCCGGGGGAGGACGGGCTGCCCGGCGCGGCGATGTCGGCCAACGTCGGCGGCATGGGCGCGCACTGGACCGGGGCCTGCCCGCGGCCCGGTGACAGCGAGCGGATCGGGTTCCTGCCCGACCTCGACGAGCTGCTCGCCGAGGGGGAGCGGCTGCTCGCCGTCGACACCCACGCCTTCGACGACGCGCCGTTCGCCGCCGAGGTCCGCAAGCGGCTCGGCGACGCCCTGGACGCGACGCGGGCGGAGGACCGCCGGGTCGGCCCGATGCCGCTCGCGGTGCAGCGGCAGGCCGACGGGCGGGTCACCTGGTCCGGTGCCGACGTCGTGTTCGGCGACGTCACCCGGGCGAACCCCGACTTCTCGCTGGTGCCCGAGGCGCTGGTCACCGAGGTGCTGGTCACCGAGGGCCGGGCTACCGGGGTGCGGGTGCGCGACCTGCAGACCGGGGAGGAGCACGTCGTCTCCGCCCGCGCGGTGGTCGTGGCCGCCGACGCGCTCCGGACGCCGCAGCTGCTGTGGGCCTCCGGCGTCCGTCCGCCGGCGCTGGGCCGGTACCTCAACGACCAGCCGCAGACGGTGTTCGCCGTCCGGCTGCGCGACGTCGGCCACGCGCGCACTGAGGACGTGGACCCCCGCGACGAGCCGGAGATCGTGCCGCAGAGCGGGGTCAGCTGGGTGCCGTTCACCGACGCGGAGCCCTTCCACGGCCAGGTCATGCAGCTGGACGCCTCGCCGGTGCCGCTGGCCGCCGACGACGTCCCGACGCCGGGGACCATCGTCGGGCTCGGCTGGTTCTGCGCCAAGGACCTGCAGGAGTCCGACCGGGTCGACTTCGACGCCACCGAGGTCGACGGCTACGGGATGCCGGCGATGCGCGTCCACTACCGGCTCACCGAGCGCGACCACGCGTCCATCGCCGCCGCCCGGGAGACGGTGCAGCAGGTGGCGCGCGCGCTCGGCGACCCGCTGGGCGACGAGCCGCTGACGTTCCCGCCGGGTGCCTCGCTGCACTACCAGGGCACCACCCGGATGGGCGCCACCGACGACGGCACCTCGGTGTGCGGCCCGACCTCGCAGGTCTGGGGTGTCGACGGCCTGTACGTCGCCGGCAACGGCGTCATCCCGACCGCGACCGCCTGCAACCCGACCCTCACCTCGGTCGCGCTCGCCGTCGCCGGCGCCCGCGACATCGCCCGCACGCTCACCGAAGAGGAGAAGTGA
- a CDS encoding Gfo/Idh/MocA family protein, with protein sequence MTDRIRAGIVGGGFMATVHARAIRRSGGILSAVVASTPQRSQAAAELLGAESAAESLDQLLDSDVDVVHVCTPNATHAPLVRAAVAAGKHVVCEKPLGVDAAEAADLTARAADAGVTATVPFVYRFYPVVREARARVADGTTGDVRLLHGSYLQDWLALDTDDDWRVDPAAGGPSRAFADIGVHWCDLVEFVTGHRITRLTARTVVAVPERGGRRVETEDAALVVFETDRGAVGNLTVSQVSQGRKNRLQLTVDGAAESLAFDQEAPETLWIGGREVNRQLLRGTGEHPAAARYSVVPAGHPQGYQDCFDAFVADTHAALGGPAPDGLPTFADGLRATRVTAAVLESASRGAWVDVAS encoded by the coding sequence GTGACCGACCGCATCCGCGCCGGCATCGTCGGCGGCGGCTTCATGGCCACCGTGCACGCCCGCGCCATCCGCCGCAGCGGCGGGATCCTGTCCGCCGTCGTCGCCTCCACCCCGCAGCGGTCGCAGGCCGCGGCCGAGCTGCTCGGGGCGGAGTCCGCCGCCGAGTCCCTCGACCAGCTGCTGGACTCCGACGTCGACGTGGTGCACGTCTGCACCCCGAACGCCACCCACGCCCCGCTGGTGCGGGCGGCGGTCGCCGCCGGCAAGCACGTGGTCTGCGAGAAGCCGCTCGGCGTCGACGCCGCGGAGGCCGCCGACCTCACCGCCCGGGCCGCGGACGCCGGCGTCACCGCCACCGTCCCCTTCGTCTACCGCTTCTACCCGGTGGTCCGGGAGGCGCGGGCCCGGGTCGCCGACGGCACCACGGGCGACGTCCGGCTGCTGCACGGCTCCTACCTGCAGGACTGGCTGGCGCTCGACACCGACGACGACTGGCGGGTCGACCCGGCGGCCGGCGGGCCGTCGCGGGCCTTCGCCGACATCGGCGTGCACTGGTGCGACCTCGTCGAGTTCGTCACCGGGCACCGGATCACCCGGCTCACCGCGCGCACCGTCGTGGCGGTGCCCGAGCGCGGCGGCCGGCGCGTCGAGACCGAGGACGCCGCCCTCGTCGTCTTCGAGACCGACCGCGGCGCGGTGGGCAACCTGACGGTCAGCCAGGTCAGCCAGGGCCGGAAGAACCGGCTGCAGCTCACCGTCGACGGTGCGGCCGAGAGCCTGGCCTTCGACCAGGAGGCCCCGGAGACGCTGTGGATCGGGGGCCGCGAGGTCAACCGGCAGCTGTTGCGCGGCACCGGCGAGCACCCGGCCGCCGCCCGGTACTCCGTCGTGCCCGCCGGTCACCCGCAGGGCTACCAGGACTGCTTCGACGCCTTCGTCGCCGACACCCACGCCGCCCTCGGCGGGCCGGCGCCCGACGGGCTCCCCACCTTCGCCGACGGCCTGCGCGCGACGCGCGTCACCGCCGCCGTCCTCGAGTCCGCCTCCCGCGGCGCCTGGGTCGACGTCGCGTCATGA
- a CDS encoding ATP-binding cassette domain-containing protein → MSRPSTPSTDLTPATEPLLVADRVVVEYPTKGFRRPPARVLHGVSLDVRAGETVGLVGESGSGKTTLGRAVLGLAPVTDGQIRFQGRVISGLAKRERRALSKDVQVVFQDPYTSLNPAMTVEDILTEPLLVTGSSRTDARRRVRALLDEVHLPADAGQRLPREFSGGQRQRIAIARALTREPQLIVCDEPVSALDLSTQEHVLDLFVEIQQQTGVAYLFISHDLSVVRHISHRVAVMYRGELVETGDAATVTTMPSHPYTQRLLLAAPVPHPRRQAERRAERHRVLAEQAALAG, encoded by the coding sequence ATGAGCCGCCCGTCCACCCCGTCGACGGACCTCACCCCGGCCACCGAGCCGCTCCTGGTGGCCGACCGCGTCGTCGTCGAGTACCCGACCAAGGGCTTCCGTCGTCCCCCTGCCCGGGTGCTGCACGGCGTCTCCCTCGACGTCCGGGCCGGCGAGACCGTCGGCCTGGTCGGGGAGTCCGGCTCGGGCAAGACCACGCTGGGCCGGGCCGTGCTCGGCCTGGCCCCGGTGACCGACGGACAGATCCGTTTCCAGGGCCGGGTGATCTCGGGCCTGGCCAAGCGGGAGCGACGGGCGCTGAGCAAGGACGTCCAGGTGGTGTTCCAGGACCCGTACACCTCGCTGAACCCGGCGATGACCGTGGAGGACATCCTCACCGAGCCGCTGCTCGTCACCGGCAGCTCGCGGACCGACGCCCGACGGCGGGTACGTGCGCTGCTCGACGAGGTCCACCTCCCGGCCGACGCCGGCCAGCGGCTCCCGCGAGAGTTCTCCGGCGGCCAGCGTCAGCGGATCGCCATCGCCCGGGCACTGACCCGCGAGCCCCAGCTCATCGTCTGCGACGAGCCGGTGAGCGCCCTGGACCTCTCCACCCAGGAGCACGTGCTCGACCTCTTCGTCGAGATCCAGCAGCAGACGGGAGTGGCGTACCTGTTCATCAGCCACGACCTGTCGGTGGTGCGGCACATCAGCCACCGCGTGGCGGTGATGTACCGGGGAGAGCTGGTCGAGACCGGCGATGCCGCCACCGTGACCACCATGCCTTCCCATCCCTACACGCAGCGGCTCCTGCTCGCCGCTCCGGTGCCGCACCCGCGCCGTCAGGCGGAGCGACGGGCGGAGCGGCACCGCGTCCTCGCCGAGCAGGCAGCCCTCGCCGGCTGA
- a CDS encoding dipeptide/oligopeptide/nickel ABC transporter permease/ATP-binding protein codes for MSILSDSDPTAGAAGAAPVDVVASRPRPGVVRRLLRSPIAVVSLGWLALVAVLAAAAPLLTSASPTASKITEALAPMGGAHLLGTDGVGRDVLAQLLYGARVSLIGALIVVVVSLLVGLPAGILAGYHRGRFDAAASWSANLVMAQPAIIVLLVVLASFGRSTALAMLVFGLLIGPGVFRLVRASVIGVREELYVDAARVSGLGEGRIMRRHILPVVVAPTVIQMSQILGIAIVVQAGLEFIGLGSANQASWGGMLSDAFQNIYAQPRLVLWPGLAIVLTVTACSLLGNALRDSLGISGRTPRVRRRATATALGTAGVAAVEEGAGDGAGPADPDALLVLDGLRVAYPQADGTETEVVRGVSLTVHRGEVLGLVGESGSGKTQTAFAVLGLLPAQARTSARRMTFDGSDLWGLSPAAMNRLRGRRIGYIPQEPMSNLDPAFRIGSQLTEPMRHHLGMSRAQARTEALRLLARVGIADPQRVFDSYPHQISGGMAQRVLIAGAVSCDPDLLIADEPTTALDVTVQAEVLDLIRELQAERRMGVVLVTHNFGVVADLCDTVAVMQSGRVVETAPAERLFDAPEHPYTRMLLASSLEDTAPRPPLTAPDARATEPQPLPVAGGPR; via the coding sequence ATGAGCATCCTCTCCGACAGCGACCCGACCGCCGGTGCCGCCGGCGCGGCGCCGGTCGACGTGGTGGCCTCCCGGCCGCGCCCCGGCGTCGTCCGCCGCCTGCTGCGCTCGCCGATCGCCGTCGTCTCGCTGGGCTGGCTGGCCCTGGTCGCCGTCCTCGCCGCCGCGGCGCCGCTGCTCACCTCGGCCAGCCCGACCGCCTCCAAGATCACCGAGGCGCTGGCGCCGATGGGCGGGGCGCACCTGCTGGGCACCGACGGCGTCGGCCGCGACGTGCTCGCCCAGCTGCTCTACGGGGCGCGGGTCAGCCTGATAGGCGCGCTCATCGTCGTCGTGGTCTCCCTCCTGGTCGGGCTGCCGGCCGGCATCCTGGCCGGGTACCACCGCGGGCGGTTCGACGCGGCGGCCAGCTGGAGCGCCAACCTGGTCATGGCGCAGCCGGCGATCATCGTGCTGCTGGTGGTCCTGGCGTCCTTCGGCCGGAGCACCGCGCTGGCCATGCTGGTGTTCGGTCTCCTCATCGGGCCCGGCGTGTTCCGGCTGGTGCGGGCCTCGGTCATCGGCGTGCGCGAGGAGCTCTACGTCGACGCGGCCCGGGTGTCCGGCCTGGGGGAGGGACGCATCATGCGGCGGCACATCCTGCCCGTCGTCGTGGCCCCGACGGTCATCCAGATGTCGCAGATCCTGGGCATCGCGATCGTGGTCCAGGCCGGGCTGGAGTTCATCGGCCTCGGCTCGGCGAACCAGGCCAGCTGGGGCGGGATGCTCAGCGACGCGTTCCAGAACATCTACGCCCAGCCCCGGCTGGTGCTGTGGCCGGGCCTGGCCATCGTCCTGACCGTCACCGCCTGCAGCCTGCTCGGCAACGCGCTGCGCGACTCGCTGGGCATCAGCGGCCGCACGCCCCGGGTGCGCCGGCGGGCCACGGCGACCGCGCTGGGCACGGCCGGGGTGGCTGCCGTCGAGGAAGGGGCTGGCGACGGAGCCGGGCCGGCCGACCCCGACGCCCTGCTCGTGCTGGACGGCCTGCGGGTGGCCTACCCCCAGGCCGACGGCACCGAGACCGAGGTCGTCCGGGGGGTGTCCTTGACCGTGCACCGCGGGGAGGTCCTGGGGCTGGTCGGCGAGTCCGGTTCCGGCAAGACCCAGACGGCGTTCGCGGTGCTCGGCCTGCTGCCCGCCCAGGCACGGACCTCGGCCCGGCGGATGACCTTCGACGGCAGCGACCTGTGGGGGCTGTCCCCGGCCGCGATGAACCGGCTGCGCGGTCGTCGGATCGGTTACATCCCGCAGGAGCCGATGTCCAACCTGGACCCTGCCTTCCGGATCGGCTCGCAGCTCACCGAGCCGATGCGGCACCACCTGGGGATGTCGCGGGCACAGGCCCGCACCGAGGCCCTGCGGCTGCTGGCCCGGGTGGGCATCGCCGACCCGCAGCGGGTCTTCGACTCCTACCCGCACCAGATCTCCGGCGGCATGGCCCAGCGGGTCCTCATCGCGGGTGCGGTGTCCTGCGACCCCGACCTGCTCATCGCCGACGAGCCCACCACCGCCCTCGACGTCACCGTCCAGGCGGAGGTGCTCGACCTCATCCGCGAGCTGCAGGCCGAACGACGGATGGGCGTGGTCCTGGTGACCCACAACTTCGGGGTCGTGGCCGACCTGTGCGACACGGTCGCGGTGATGCAGTCCGGCCGGGTCGTCGAGACCGCTCCGGCAGAACGCCTCTTCGACGCACCCGAGCACCCCTACACCCGGATGCTGCTGGCCTCCTCGCTCGAGGACACCGCGCCCCGGCCGCCACTGACGGCCCCGGACGCCCGAGCGACCGAGCCGCAGCCCCTGCCCGTCGCTGGAGGACCCCGATGA
- a CDS encoding ABC transporter permease: MPLFLLRRIGAGVALLWVTATLTFFLTNLTGADPARRILGNNATLDQLAAKRAELGLDRPLLVRYGDWLGGAVHGDLGASWFNRQPVTDMVASALPVSLSLVLAATVLTVVVSVTLGVVAAVRGGWLDTVLQAVSIVAFAVPNFLIAMLLALVFAVQLGIFPALGYTPFAEDPGKWLASITLPAIALAIGAIATVATQTRGSMIDVLQQDYVRTLRSRGLPTRNLLLKHALRNAAPASLTVLSLQIIALLSGAVVVEKVFGINGIGERATSAASQGDVPLVLGIVVVTVLVVVVVNLLLDLALGWLNPKVRIA, translated from the coding sequence GTGCCCCTGTTCCTGCTGCGCCGCATCGGCGCCGGCGTGGCCCTGCTGTGGGTCACGGCCACGCTGACCTTCTTCCTCACCAACCTGACCGGCGCCGACCCCGCCCGGCGGATCCTGGGCAACAACGCCACCCTGGACCAGCTCGCGGCCAAGCGCGCGGAGCTCGGGCTGGACCGGCCGCTGCTCGTCCGCTACGGGGACTGGCTGGGCGGTGCCGTGCACGGCGACCTCGGGGCGTCCTGGTTCAACCGTCAGCCCGTGACGGACATGGTCGCCAGCGCACTGCCCGTCTCGCTGTCCCTGGTGCTCGCGGCGACCGTGCTCACGGTCGTGGTCAGCGTGACCCTCGGGGTGGTGGCCGCCGTGCGCGGCGGCTGGCTGGACACCGTCCTGCAGGCCGTGTCCATCGTGGCCTTCGCGGTGCCCAACTTCCTGATCGCCATGCTCCTGGCCCTCGTCTTCGCCGTGCAGCTGGGCATCTTCCCGGCCCTGGGCTACACGCCCTTCGCCGAGGACCCCGGCAAGTGGCTCGCCTCGATCACCCTGCCGGCGATCGCGCTGGCCATCGGCGCGATCGCGACCGTGGCCACCCAGACCCGCGGCTCGATGATCGACGTCCTGCAGCAGGACTACGTGCGCACGCTGCGCAGCCGGGGGCTGCCGACGCGCAACCTGCTGCTCAAGCACGCCCTGCGCAACGCCGCACCGGCCTCGCTGACGGTGCTGTCGCTGCAGATCATCGCGCTGCTCAGCGGTGCCGTCGTGGTCGAGAAGGTGTTCGGGATCAACGGCATCGGCGAGCGCGCCACGTCGGCGGCGAGCCAGGGCGACGTGCCCCTCGTGCTCGGCATCGTCGTGGTCACCGTGCTGGTGGTCGTCGTCGTCAACCTGCTGCTCGACCTCGCGTTGGGCTGGCTCAACCCCAAGGTGCGCATCGCATGA
- a CDS encoding ABC transporter substrate-binding protein — MRRSIVATTVASLLFFATACGGTDDAGSEGGADATLTLGSIVPPSSFAIGEMASSGPADNYYQAVYDRLMHLDADGKPVAGLATDWSYDDTGLRLALTLRDGVTFTDGTAFDAEAVKANLEKAKAASGEAGSALRAVDRVEVVDATHADVVLSRPDPGLVDALARSSGFMASPTALAGPDLATAPVGSGPYVLDADATTAGSDYVYTRNADYWDADSYPYDEIEIKFLDDTTAQLNGLRSGELSAVGGVSTADVVSGAKSAGLNVVTYLNGTIEGLYLWDRDGALAPALGDVRVRQAINYAMDRDTLVEVVKGGLGEPTEQVFAPSSDGYDEALAGTYDFDLDKAKQLMAEAGYADGFALTLPDFSPVFPDEQAAMTEALSSIGIQVTYQPITADQVVSSIMGGQWPLNFFGLTAASPFEMAGLTLTPQSPFNPFKSADPAVTDLLTQASSATGDAQADALQKLSKQLVDQAWFAPWDAQEAAAITAAGVDVTPIPGVSSPPLSGYAPAGS, encoded by the coding sequence ATGCGCAGGTCCATCGTCGCGACCACGGTCGCGTCCCTCCTCTTCTTCGCCACCGCCTGCGGTGGCACGGACGACGCCGGCTCGGAGGGCGGCGCGGACGCCACCCTGACGCTCGGCTCGATCGTGCCGCCGAGCTCGTTCGCCATCGGCGAGATGGCCTCCAGCGGGCCGGCTGACAACTACTACCAGGCGGTCTACGACCGGCTGATGCACCTGGACGCGGACGGCAAGCCGGTGGCCGGCCTCGCGACCGACTGGAGCTACGACGACACCGGTCTCCGGCTCGCTCTCACGCTCCGCGACGGCGTCACGTTCACCGACGGCACTGCCTTCGACGCCGAGGCCGTCAAGGCGAACCTGGAGAAGGCCAAGGCCGCCAGCGGCGAGGCCGGTTCCGCGCTGCGCGCGGTGGACCGCGTCGAGGTCGTCGACGCCACGCACGCCGACGTCGTGCTCAGCCGGCCCGACCCCGGCCTGGTCGACGCGCTGGCGCGCAGTTCGGGCTTCATGGCCAGCCCGACGGCTCTGGCCGGTCCCGACCTGGCGACCGCCCCGGTCGGCTCGGGTCCCTACGTCCTCGACGCGGACGCGACCACCGCCGGCAGCGACTACGTCTACACCCGCAACGCGGACTACTGGGACGCCGACTCGTACCCGTACGACGAGATCGAGATCAAGTTCCTGGACGACACGACGGCCCAGCTCAACGGGCTGCGGTCGGGAGAGCTCTCCGCCGTCGGCGGGGTCAGCACGGCCGACGTCGTCTCGGGCGCCAAGAGCGCCGGGCTCAACGTGGTCACCTACCTCAACGGCACGATCGAGGGGCTGTACCTGTGGGACCGGGACGGCGCCCTCGCCCCGGCCCTCGGTGACGTCCGCGTCCGGCAGGCGATCAACTACGCCATGGACCGCGACACCCTGGTCGAGGTGGTGAAGGGTGGCCTCGGCGAGCCGACCGAGCAGGTCTTCGCGCCCAGCAGCGACGGCTACGACGAGGCGCTGGCGGGCACCTACGACTTCGACCTGGACAAGGCCAAGCAGCTGATGGCCGAGGCCGGGTACGCCGACGGCTTCGCGCTCACGCTGCCGGACTTCTCGCCGGTCTTCCCCGACGAGCAGGCGGCGATGACCGAGGCGCTCAGCTCGATCGGCATCCAGGTCACCTACCAGCCGATCACGGCCGACCAAGTGGTCAGCAGCATCATGGGCGGGCAGTGGCCGCTGAACTTCTTCGGCCTCACCGCGGCGTCGCCGTTCGAGATGGCGGGGCTGACCCTCACCCCGCAGTCGCCGTTCAACCCGTTCAAGAGCGCCGACCCGGCGGTCACCGACCTGCTCACCCAGGCCAGCAGCGCGACCGGTGACGCGCAGGCGGACGCGCTGCAGAAGCTCAGCAAGCAGCTGGTCGACCAGGCCTGGTTCGCCCCCTGGGACGCGCAGGAGGCCGCCGCCATCACCGCCGCGGGCGTCGACGTGACGCCCATCCCCGGTGTGTCGTCCCCGCCGCTGTCCGGCTACGCCCCGGCCGGCAGCTGA
- a CDS encoding ROK family protein — MSSSAPSPQESFIHGKLINLVRTGQAVTRPALEQETGLGRKVVTQRVQQAIDVGLLEDGDLAPSAGGRPSRLLRFRTEAGHVYAGMIGATEMTAAVATLDGTLVASLHEDWVAADRPDQTLEVLDALFVRLARRTRTEPWAFGIGVAGPVDFGTGRLVDPPIMPGWDGYSVRSWFRERYDAPVWVDNDVNLMALGEWHKGEPQDGRDLLYVFVDEGVGAGLVSRGSVFRGDTGAAGDIGHLQVTEDPAVQCRCGQTGCLEAVTGGWGLVRRLTERATESPVLAARLADHGRLTAEDVGLAARAGDPLAASEVDRGSRLIGATAANLVNFVNPGTVVLGGGALRVGERVFRIFEETLLRRTSKLAAQRLTVRPASLDFREGVTGAAILAIEQLFGSGAVGLWIEDGTPVGHAVPLHRTAVM, encoded by the coding sequence GTGAGCAGCTCTGCACCCTCCCCGCAGGAGTCGTTCATCCACGGCAAGCTGATCAACCTCGTGCGGACCGGGCAGGCCGTCACCCGCCCGGCCCTGGAGCAGGAGACCGGGCTCGGCCGCAAGGTGGTCACCCAGCGGGTGCAGCAGGCCATCGACGTCGGCTTGCTGGAGGACGGGGACCTTGCTCCGTCGGCAGGTGGGCGGCCCTCCCGGCTGCTGCGCTTCCGCACCGAGGCCGGGCACGTATACGCCGGCATGATCGGCGCCACCGAGATGACCGCCGCCGTGGCCACCCTCGACGGGACCCTCGTCGCCTCGCTGCACGAGGACTGGGTCGCCGCGGACCGCCCGGACCAGACGCTCGAGGTGCTCGACGCCCTCTTCGTCCGGCTGGCCCGCAGGACCCGCACCGAACCGTGGGCCTTCGGCATCGGGGTGGCCGGCCCGGTGGACTTCGGCACCGGTCGGCTCGTCGACCCGCCGATCATGCCGGGCTGGGACGGCTACAGCGTGCGGTCCTGGTTCCGGGAGCGCTATGACGCGCCGGTCTGGGTCGACAACGACGTGAACCTCATGGCGCTGGGGGAGTGGCACAAGGGGGAGCCGCAGGACGGCCGTGACCTGCTCTACGTCTTCGTCGACGAGGGCGTGGGCGCCGGTCTCGTCTCGCGGGGCAGCGTCTTCCGGGGCGACACCGGCGCGGCCGGCGACATCGGCCATCTGCAGGTGACCGAGGACCCCGCCGTGCAGTGCCGGTGCGGCCAGACGGGCTGCCTGGAGGCGGTGACCGGTGGTTGGGGGCTGGTCCGCCGCCTCACCGAACGGGCCACCGAGAGCCCGGTGCTGGCAGCCCGGCTCGCCGACCACGGCCGACTGACGGCGGAGGACGTCGGCCTCGCCGCCCGGGCGGGGGACCCGCTGGCTGCGAGCGAGGTCGACCGGGGCAGCCGCCTCATCGGCGCGACCGCCGCCAACCTGGTCAACTTCGTCAACCCGGGCACCGTCGTCCTGGGCGGTGGCGCGCTGCGCGTGGGTGAGCGGGTCTTCCGCATCTTCGAGGAGACCCTGCTGCGTCGGACGTCGAAGCTGGCCGCCCAGCGCCTGACCGTCCGTCCGGCCTCTCTCGACTTCCGGGAGGGCGTGACCGGCGCGGCGATCCTGGCGATCGAGCAGCTCTTCGGCTCCGGTGCGGTCGGCCTCTGGATCGAGGACGGGACCCCGGTCGGACATGCGGTGCCGCTTCACCGGACCGCTGTGATGTGA